Below is a window of Desulfurobacterium atlanticum DNA.
ATCGGTAATAGAGGTCATCGGCCTCAAATCGGAAGAGGTGCCAAAATGTTTCAAAGCGGCAAGGTGAGTAAACGTAGCGTAGGGACCGAGGAAAGAAACCTTTGTCGGTTCCTCAAGTGCCCTGCAGGCTGAAATTATCTCTCTAAAGATGGCCCTAATAGATTCGGGAGGAAGAACACCATAATTTTTATTTAGCTCTTCAAGCTTTGTAAGAATCTCAGCTTCTCTTTCAGGGACATAGAACGGAAGTCCTTTTTTTCTCTTTACCTCTCCTACTTCACTGGCAAGTTTTGCCCTTCTGCTTAAAAGGTCTATAATCTGTCTGTCTATCCCATCAATCTCTTTCCTGAGCTCTTCAAGAGTTCTCATCCAACTATCTCCTTCTGTTAAAAGGACAACTTTTCCTTTTACACGTTGAACACTTTCCAGATTTTATCCTGAAAATTGCAAAAACCGCAGTAAGAAATATTATAACTAAAAACAGATTTTCAATCACTAAAACCTCCTTACAGGATTAAATGTAAAATATACTCCCAAAAACCAGGCAAGCAGGAAAATAGAAATGGATGAAAGGCTGTTAAAACTTGTAACAGGAAAGCTTAAACTGAAAGAAAAAGTAAAATGCTCCGGGCTTCCTGGAGCATCTAAAGCGCTCTTTATAAAAGAGCTACTTTCAAAAATAAACAGGCAGGTTTTAGTTATAACCCCTTCAGAGCCACTTGCAGAAGCTCTTTATCATGACCTTGAAAGGGAAAAAATTAAAACTGTCCATTTTTCAGCATGGGACACATCACCATTTGACATCGCTTCTCCATCTGCACTTTCCCAGTTCAAAAGATTACATGCCCTTCACAGATTAATGGAAGAAAAAGTAGAAGTTGTTGTTGTAAGTGTGGAAAGTCTGCTTCAAAAGGTGATACCTCCTGAAGAGCTGATAGAGGTAATCTTTGAAGTAAGAAAAGGAGAGGAAATAGACAGGGATACACTTTCGGAGTTTTTATCCTCTGCAGGTTTTACAAGAGTTGATGCTGAGCCTGACGAAGGAGAGTTTATACTTAAAGGAGACCATCTTGTAATTCAAACCCCTGAAGAAAAAATTTCTGTTGAATTTTTCGGAGATACAGTTGAAAAAATCACAGTAAACGGAAAAGAGACACAGAGCTATGTTTTAACACCAATTTATGAAATGATACCTGATAAAAAGAAAATGAAACCGATAAAAGACCTCTATCCTGAAGTTTATGAGAAACATCTTCTCTTCCCTTCAATAAGTGGTGGAGAAAAGCTACTTCCGTTTATATTTGATTTAACTCCTATTACAACCTACCTTAACGATTTTTTAACTGTAACTATTGAAACTCACCAGTGTAAAGCCATTAAAACTGATCTTATAAAAAATTATGAAAACGACTTCAGGCTTTTAAAGAGAGAAAACATACCGGTAGCAGACTTTGAAGATTTTATAGAATCGCAACTTCCTGAACCTGAAATTGAAATATTTGAAAAGGAAAAGTGTGAAATAGATTTTGAAATTTCCCCGATGCCACCAATAGACGTTGTTGAGGCGGAAGAGATTTTAAAATCTGTAAAAAATGACAGAATAAAAGTTATCTACTCAACAGAAAGCTTGAAGGATGAAATTGAAAAACTGCGGAAAAAGTTAACCCTGCAAATTGAGATAGAAAAAGGCATCTCTTCTGGAGGATACAGAATCAAAAATAAAAATTTCACCTTTCTTACAGAAACTGAAATATTTACTCCTGTTAAAGAAAAGAGCGTTTTTACCCTTACGCCTGGAGAACTTGTAATCCACAGAGATTACGGTATAGGAATATTTAAAGGAATAACAAGTAGAGATATAGCCGGGAAAAAATTTGACTTTGTTGAAATTGAATATGACAGAGGAGAAAAGCTTTTTGCCCCATTTACTCAGATAGACAGAATATTCCCCTACACAGGATATAAAGGAAAGAAACCGAAACTTGACAGACTCGGTGGAACTTCCTGGAAAAATCTTGAAAGAAGGGTTAAAGCTTCTCTTATAAAGTTTGCCCAGCAGCTTGCTGAGCTTTATAAAGAGAGGAAAACGTCCTCTGGAGAAGCGATAATCGGTGACAGGCAGCTTTTAAAAGAGTTTGAAAGTGCATTTCCCTTTAAAGAAACAGAAGACCAGCTAAAAGCAATAAGGGATGTTTATAAAGACATGGAATCGGAAAAGCCGATGGATCGCCTTATATGTGGAGATGTAGGATTTGGAAAAACGGAAGTGGCGATGAGAGCTGCGATGAAAGCTGTTTCTGACGGAAAACAGGTTGCACTCCTTGCACCTACAACAATCCTTGCAGAGCAACACTACAGAACATTTAAAAAGCGTTTTAAAGGATTTCCTGTAAAAATTGAACTTATTTCAAGATTTAAAACAAAAAAGGAGCAAAAAGAAATTTTAGAAAAGGTAAAAAGCGGTGAAGTGGACATTTTAATAGGAACCCACCGAATCACATCGGATGACGTTGAGTTTAAAAACTTAGGTCTATTAATAATAGATGAAGAACACAAGTTTGGCGTAAAAACCAAAGAGAAAATCACATCGTTAAAGAAAAATCTTGATGTTCTCTATCTTTCAGCTACACCCATACCGAGAACTTTATACTCTGCAATCTCTGGTTTCAGAGATATTTCTGTAATAGAAACACCGCCTGTTGGACGGAAAGGAACAAAAGTTTCTGTAATGAAATATTCTGACAAAGTTTTGAAAACTGCCATAGAGAGAGAACTTGAAAGAGAGGGACAGATTTTCATAGTTCACAACGACATCTCATCCCTTGAAGAGATAAGACAGAAAGTTGAAGCAATGTTTCCTGACACCCCGGCTGAGATAATCCACGGCCAGATGAGAGCTGATAAAGTAGAAAGAATTATGCACCGATTTATTGAAGGTGAAATCAAAATACTCATCGCAACATCCATTATAGAATCCGGTATAGATATACCGTCTGCAAACACATTAATAGTTATAGGAGCTGAAAATTTCGGACTTTCCCAGCTTTACCAGTTAAAAGGAAGGGTTGGTAGAGGTGTTGAAAAGGGATACTGCTACCTTCTCACATCACCAAAAGCAAAACTTACAAAAGACGCTGTAAAAAGACTTGAAGCGATAAAAAAAGTCTCCCAGCTTGGAGGAGGATTCCAGCTTGCACTTAAAGACCTTGAAATAAGGGGAGCTGGGAACCTTTTAGGTCCCCAGCAGAGCGGTTATATAAACTCTGTCGGGCTCGATCTTTATATGAAACTGTTTTCAGAAGTGTTAGAGGAGAAAGAGCAGGAAAAAGATGTTAAGTTAAATGTTCCCGTGGAAGCATTTATCCCTGAAGATTACATTCAGGATGCAAAAGAGCGGATTAAAATTTATTCAGAGCTTTCAACAGCAGAAAATCCCCAAACTCTTCTTTCAAAGATGGAAGAGCTTTACGGACCGATACCAGACCCTGTTGTAAACACTTTCAAGCTTTTTAGAATAAAGAAACTTGCAAAAGCTCTGGGAGTAATGGAACTTTCCCTTACTCCATCTGGGAAACTTATTCTTAAATTTGGAAATGATATAAACATTGACCCTGAAAAGCTTGTTGAATTTGTGAAAGAGAAGGAAGCAACCTTTACACCGGAAAGAATACTTTATATAGATTGTGGCACATCCCTTGAAAATGTTGAAGCAACTCTCAAAGAGCTTAAGGAGAAAACCTGTGATAAAAAAGCTTGAGATAGAACCGATTCCACTTACAGAAGGTCATTCTAAATTGGTGTTAAAGGTTGAGGATGGGATAATTACAGAAGGGTTTTATTACGCCCTCGTTCCTGTAAGAGGATTTGAAACGATGCTCCTTGATAAAGAGGCAACATTTGCTCCCATAGCAGCTTCAAGGATATGCGGAATGTGTCAGGCTGTTCACAGTATAGCAGTATCAAGGGCTGTAGAAAACGCCTGCCAGATAGAGGTTCCTGAGAAAGCAAAAAAACTAAGAGAGGTAATAAATCTCTCTGTTAGAGTCTACAACCACCTCCTTCATCATATTCTCATTTCCGGAAATATTTTTAAAAACGACAAAGAGCGCTTTGAGTTCATAAAATCGGTGCAGAAAATCAGAAAAACAGTATCTTCTATTCTTGAAATCGTGGGAGGCGGAACAATCCATCCTTCAAACATAGTTATAGGTGGCATCTCTTCACCGATAGAAAACAGTGTGAAAGAGCGGCTTCTTAAAATGATAGAAGAGATAAAAAGCCTTGCAGAAACAGAAGTTAAAACATTTATAGAATATATAGAAAAAGTCTGGAAAGAAAGAAATCTTCCTGAAACCTTAGGGAAGCACAATTTACCGTTTTTCTCGCTAAAAGATTTAAAATCCTCCAGTCTAAAAGAAATATACCCTCAGGAGATATTTGAAGAACTTCCACTAAAAAGGGAAGCTACAAACACAACTATACTCATAAACGGAAAAGGAGCAGAAACCGGTGCAAGGGCAAGAAAAGTAACAGATGGAAAATTTAAACCTAAAGGCGGAATAAAAGAACTCCATATACTAAGAGCACAGGAGATAGTTCCATCCATTAAAAAAATAGAAGAAATCCTTGAAAAAGATACGTTTGAAAAGGAGATAAGAAATCCAACATTTCCAACATCTGATAACGAAACTGTTGGGATAGGAGCAGTTGAAGCACCAAGGGGTGTAAATATCCACAAAGTTAAAGTTGATAAATCAGGTAGAATAACATATTATAAAGTTATGGTTCCCACCGCTATAAACATGATAGCGATAGCTGAATCTTTAAAAGGGGAAAGAGCTGAATATGCAGAAATTATAGTGAGAGCCTACGACCCGTGTATCGCCTGTTCAACCCATTGAAGAGGTAGAGATTGATATACTCTTTCAATGAATTTGATGAAGATATAAAAGTTAAGCTTGGTTTTTTCCATCTATCAAGCTGTTCAGGGTGTCAGATAGCATTTCTTGATATGTTTGATGAACTAACAGAAATTCTTGATACTGTTGAAATAGCTTACTCAAATCTTTTAACAAATAAAAAAGAAATTCCAAAAATAAACGTTGCTTTTGTTGAAGGTTCTTTCTCAATAGGATTTGAGCCACATATAAAGCTTGTTAGAGAGATAAAAGAGAAAGCTGATATCGTTGTTGCCGTCGGCGGCTGCGCCGCTTTTGGCGGAATAAGAAGACTTAATGTGGGAGCTCAAGCTCCACAACCATCTCATCAGGCATCTATACCAATAACCGAACTTGGAATGCTTAAAGGAAAGGTAAAGTATGTAATTCCCGGTTGTCCTCCGAATCCTTACCTTTTGTATAGATTTCTGCTTGCCCTTCTGGAAATTGATGAGGATTTTCTGCAACCTTTTGAACACATGGTATTTTCAACATTTGCCTCCGGCTATGACATTTTAACCGAAGTTGTAAACAAGGGACTATGCACAGGCTGCGGAACATGTATTTGTGCCTGTCCAACAAAAGCGATAGAATTCAGTAGAAAAACACAGCGTCCAATCTTCAATAGAACACTTTGCGTTGGTTGCGGTTCCTGCCTTGCAGGATGTCCACAATCGTTTAAACCTTATCCTCAACCAGTTTATGAGTAATGGAGGAATTGAATGTTCGGACTTTATAGACAATTTACTATAGGAAGATACACAAAAGCTTTTCTTATAAAGGACAAAAAAAGCTGCACTTCACGTAGCAATTTAAAGGCTATTTTGAAGGAAGCTTTCAAAAAAGGCTTAATAGACAGTGCTATCGGAACTACTCTTGAAAAAAACTGCGAAAACCCGTCAGTAAAGCCGGTATTTATTAAATCCCTAAAAGAGATTGATAGCTTTGAACCGTTCTTCTTTATCCATGGAGGGCAAAATTCCATTTTGAAAGAGATAACCCAAAAGTATAGTTTTGAAAAACTCGGAGTTATAGGACACTCCTGTATTCTTGATGGAATAAATAAGATGCAGTACTACGGAATAGGAAGCAACTTTGCTGTGCTTAAATTTTCTCTAAAAATAGGAATAGGATGTATAGGTGCACTGTCCCTTGAAGGTATGAATTGTCTATTAAAGGAGAAAAAACTTCCGCAGTGTGATTTTGATGAAACTTTCTTCAAAAAGGGGAGAGTATTCATATCTAAAAAAGAGCCGTTTGCATTTTCAATTGAAGAGTATTACTATTATTTGAATGAGGGATGCAAAGTGTGTATGAATTTATCCTCCAGAGGAAGTGACTTAACATTTGTTCCATATATGGAAGATGGATATTCTCTCTGTTTTGTAAGAACGAAAAAAGGGCTTAAACTATTTGAGAATCCAGATTTTGAAGTTAAAGAAGCACAAGAGCGCAACATAACTGAAGTTGAAGAAACAGTAAAGCAGGTTTTAAAAAAGAACATAGAAAACGTTCTTGAAAGAGCTGAACTTGGAGTTCCATCAAACAAATGGGATGGAAATAGGTTCGGTAAATTCAGTGCTTTATGGAACAACATATACGCTGAAAATATAGAAGAGGAGGTGTTTTAAAATGGTTATTACTTCAGAAATGAAAATGAAAGCTGAAATCATCAAAGTGCTCGGTCATCCTGAAAGAATAGCAATTCTTATGCTTCTTTCAGACGGAGAAAAATGTGTAAAAGAGCTTAAAGAGGAGCTTGGAATCTCTCAACCAAAGGTTTCTCAACATGTGGGAATTATGAAAGAACTTGGAATTCTCAACTTTAGAAAAGAAGGAACTAAAGTGCTTTACTCAATTGGGGACGATAGAGTTAAAAAGCTCCTTGACATTTTTATCAACGAAGAGATTTAACTTAATGCGGGGAGATAAATATCTCCCCCTATTTTAATGCTGACATTTGTCGCAGATGCCGTAGCATACAAACTCACATTTCTCAACGCATAGGTTCATATCTTCCAGCTTTTTAGTGTCAATTTCTACTTTGCAATCAATATCTATAACCCTTCCACATTCTGTACAGATAAAATGGCTGTGAGGTTTAACATTTCCGTCAAATCTTGCTATACCATTAACAGTAGCAACTTTTTGAGCAAGTCCAATTTTCTCAAGATTGGTTAAAGTTCTGTAAACAGTAGCAAGTGAAATTCCGGCAAACTTATTTTTTAAAGCTTCATAAATCTCCTCTGCTGAAGGATGGTCATACCGGCTAACAAGCTCCCTGTAAATAGCCACCCTCTGTGGAGTAACTTTCAATCCTTTTGCTCTTGTTATCTCCTTAAATCTCTCTACAAGTTTATCTATCATTTCCATATCTACACTCCTTATATTAAATTTGAAAATTTTCAGCTAAAATTATACTTTCAGGCAACGAAAATCAACTTCCTCTAGAAATTAAACGGTTTTCTCCCATTTAATAAAAAAGCAAAAATTTAGCAGATAATTCTGCCTATAAATAACCACTGATTTTAATTTAACAAAATGATACAATATTTTCAAGAAAATCATTAAATTTAGGGGATGAAACATGAGTGTTGAAACGGTATCTCTTGCTGTAATAGCAACCTGTATGGTGATTATAACAGTTTCCATTGTGGTTCTGACAATTGTGGCTTATTCTATACTTAAAAAATTAGGAGAACTTATAGATAAAACGGAAACAGAAGTTACATCAACATTTAGAGAGCTTAAAGAGGTTGTTAATTCTTTTACAGACACATTAAGAGGATTTGCTACAGTAGCAAGATTTGTAACAGGAAGAAAGAAGAGGTAGCATTGCCACCTCTTATATATCAAGGTTCCTAACCTCTTTGGCAAACTTCTGTATAAACTCTCTACGAGGTTCAACCTTATCACCCATTAAAACGGTAAACACATCATCTGCGGCAACTGCATCCTCAACAGAAACTTTTAAAAGTGTTCTATTTTCAGGATTCATCGTTGTTTCCCAGAGCTGGTCAGGGTTCATTTCACCAAGACCTTTGTATCTCTGTATATAAATTCCCTCTTTCCCTGTTTTCAAAACAAATTCATAAAGCTCATCAAGAGTACTAAACTCCTTAATTTCTCCTTTCTTTTTAACTTTATAAGGAGGATTTCCTATCTCTTCTCTTATCTGCTTTTTAAGACCTCTACCTCTTTTAAACAGGTCAGAGATTAAAAACTTCTCATCCACAATCACAGTTTTTGTAAGATAGTTATCAAAAGGAACATCTATCTCTATGTAAAAACAGCAGGAATCTTTGTCCTCTTTTACCCGTATTTCACAATTTTTAAGTGACTCTGGAAGATTCTCTTTTATTAAAGATGCAAGTTCACTTGCACTTTCTTCATTATAAAGCATCCTATAATCCGCCTGTGCCCTTAAAAGAGCATTAACAACATCCCTGTTTCTCTTTCTTGAAAGCATAGAAACTATACTGTTAAGTTCCATAATCTTCTCAACAACAGATAAAGCTTTGCTCTTTTCCATCTCTTTTCCGGTTTTATCAATTAAATGAATCGTATCAAGGGCAAAATCAACCACAACCCTTTCAAGCTCAGCATCAGATTTTATATACATCTCCTTTTTACCCTTTTTTAGCCTGTAAAGCGGCGGTTGGGCAATGTAGAGATACCCTTTTTCAACAATCTCTGGAAACTGACGAAAGAAGAAAGTTAAAAGCAACGTTCTAATGTGTGCTCCATCAACATCCGCATCGGTCATTATTATTATCTTGTGATATCTTAACTTGGAAATATCAAAGTGAGAGCCAACACCTGTCCCAAGAGCTGTAATTATAGTTTTAATCTCATCATTTGATAGAACTTTCTCTATTCTTGCTTTCTCTACATTTATTATTTTACCCTTTAAAGGAAGAATTGCCTGAAATCTTCTATCTCTACCCTGCTTTGCACTCCCACCTGCAGAATCACCCTCTACAAGATAAAGTTCTGTCTTTTCAGGGTCTCTTTCTGAACAATCTGCAAGTTTACCGGGAAGAGAAAATTCTTCAAGAGCGCTCTTTCTCCTTGTCATTTCACGGGCACGTTTTGCAGCTTCCCTTGCCCTTGCTGCAGTAATGACCTTTTCTGCTATTTTTCGTCCAATATCAGGCCTTTCGTTAAGGAAAGCTGTAAGTTTTTCATAAACTATAGATGTAACAACCGGCTTAACCTCTGAATTTCCGAGTTTTGCTTTTGTCTGTCCCTCAAACTGCGGGTTCGGAACTTTTACTGAGATTACAGCAACAAGTCCCTCTCTTACATCATCTCCAGTTATAGAAAGCTTTGCATTCTTAGGAATAAGGTTGTTTTCTTCTATAAACTTTGTTATAGCCCTTGTAAGAGCAGATCTAAACCCTGAAACATGTGTTCCACCTTCCCGTGTATTTATGTTATTAACAAAACTGAAAATCTGCTCCGAATAGGTGGAGTTATACTGCAGGGCAACTTCAACAATAATATCGTTCTTTCTTCCATCCACATATATCGGTTCTGGAAAGAGAGGCCCTTTTTTCTCATTTATCTTCTTTACAAATTCAACAATTCCACCTTCATAATAGAAAACCTCTTTTTTAGGCGGTTCTTCTCTCTCATCAACCAGAGTGATTTTTAAACCTTTATTAAGAAAAGCAAGCTCCCGCAGCCTGTTAGCAAGAACATCCCAGCTAAATTCTGTAACCTCAAAAATTTCAGGATCAGGCTTGAAAGTTATTATAGTTCCTCTTTTATGAGTTTCCCCTATGCAGGCAAAAGCAGTTACAGGTTTACCTTTCTCATAAGTTTGCTTATAAACCTTTCCATCTCTATGGATTTCAACTATAAGCCATTCTGAAAGGGCATTAACAACAGAAACGCCAACACCGTGAAGCCCACCAGAATATTGATACGCATCCTTTTCAAACTTTCCACCTGCATGAAGAACTGTTAAAACAATTTCAGCAGCAGGTTTACCATATTCTGGATGTATATCAACAGGAATACCTCTTCCATTATCAGCTACAGTTATAGAATTATCTTCATGTATCACAACTTCTATTTCTGAACAATATCCTGCAAGAGCCTCATCAACACTATTGTCAACAACCTCAAACACGAGATGGTGAAGACCGTAAGCACCTGTATCTCCAATATACATACCGGGCCTTTTTCTAACCGCCTCAAGACCTTCCAGGACTTTTATCGCAGAAGCATCATATTTCTTATCAGACATCCAACTCCTCCAGAAAAAACTAAAAAGATAAACTTCAGGAATGGAAATAAATTTAAAACGGACTTAATTATACCATTATTTAAGATGGTGCCGGCGAAGGGACTTGAACCCTTGACCTGGGCATTACGAGTGCCCCGCTCTTGCCACCTGAGCTACGCCGGCAGAAGGAGAGACAGTTGGCAAAGATAAAATTTAGTCCTGAAGATTTTAAAGTAAAAGAAATTTTAAACGATAATTTCTTCAAAAACCGCGGAGACTATAGAATTTACAGGCTCTGGAAAAGGGGGCTTGAAACCCAGGAAGTGATGGAAAGGATAGCAAAAATCTCCAAAATTCCCGTAAAGTTTATAGGATATGGTGGGCTGAAGGACAAAAATGCAGAAACTGTTCAGTTTATCTCTATTCCCGCAAAATATAGTTTGAAAGAGCTAAATAAGGGAAACCTTAAATTATCTTTCTGCGGATTTTCAACATCACCTATAACATCCTCCTCTATAAAAAGAAACCGATTTGAAATTGTTGTAAGAGAAACGCTAAAAGACAAAGAAAAGATAGAAATTATTAGAAGAGCAGGAGTTCCTAACTATTATGGCGAACAGCGGTTTATATCTTTAAGAAAAGGACAACTTTTCATTCATCACCTGATTAGTAGAAATTACAAACAGGCAATAGAATATCTTTTCACACCAGCAGGCTGGGAAAACTCAAAAAGCAGAAAAGGAAAAAAAGCGTTTTTAGAAGGTAATTTTAAAGAAGCCGTTCTTCTCCTTTCTGGATGGAGAAAAAAGATAGCACAGTATCTTCTAAAAATTCCAGCAGCATCTCCAGAAACCCTTTTTAAACTCATACCCCGCAAAGAGATAGAGTTTCAAATAAATATTTTTCAGAGCCTTCTTTTTAATAAAGCTGTTGCAAGTATGATAAAAAAAAGCGGTAAAGAACTTTTCGCATTTAAATATAAAGCTGGAATTATGTTTTTCCCGGTAGAAAAACCGGGTATCCCCGAAAAAATTGAGATGTTCTACCCGGAGATTAAAAATCCTATATATGCTCCAATTCTCAGGAAAGAGGGAATAAAAGTTGATTCTATGAAAAGGTTTTCCGGCTATTTTCACCGCTTTTCAAGAAAAACGTTTGTCAGAGTGGAAAATTTTGAAATTACAGAGATGAAAGAGAAAACCGTTCTAAAATTTGAACTTCCATCAGGAAGCTATGCAACAAATGTTGTAAGATTTCTATTTAACAGTATCAAATTTAAGGGGGTGTAAAATGAAAGCACTGTTTGTGAAAAACATAGAGATTGAAGGACCGGGAACACTTGCCCCTCTCTTTGAGAGAAAAGGACTGAAAGTTGAAACTATAAGCGCTTTTAAGAACGAAACCGTTGATAGCATTGACGATTACGAAGTTATAACGATACTAGGTGGACCTATGGGAGTCTATGAAGCGGAAAAATATCCCTTTCTAAAGTATGAATTTAAACTTGTTGAAGAAGCAATTAAAAAGGGAAAAAGAGTTGTTGGAATATGTCTTGGTTCTCAGATAATAGCTCATGTATTGGGTGCAAGAGTTTACAAAGGAGAGATGGGAAAAGAGATAGGCTGGTATGAACTTTATCCTCAAAATGAGTTTGAGTATATATTTCAAAACAAAATTGAAGTTTTTCAGTGGCACGGTGATACCTTTGATATACCAGAAGGTGCTGTAAAGCTTGCTTCAACTCCCCTTTATCCAAATCAGGCGTTCAGATATGAAAAAGCTGTAGGAATCCAGTTTCACATAGAGGTAACAAAAGAGGATATTTTAAAATGGATAGAAGCTTACAAAGATGAGGTAGAAAAAGAGAACTTAACACCTGAACAGATTCTGGGAAACAACGATAAAAGGTGGGACATGCTTAAAGTTTACTCTTCCGTTTTTGTTGAGTTTCTATTTAAAATATGAAATTTTTGCTCTTTTTTCCTGACAAAAAGGAAGGTCTCTTCACCTTCCTTTCCTTTTATAAACATCTCTCTTGCAAGTTTTTCATAGTAAAAATCTTTATTTTTCTCTATGGTTTTGATTCTCTCTGAAAGTATATCTATTTTTGACTGCCAGAATTCCTTCTCTTTCAGCAACTTTTTATAGTTTGCCTCAAGCTGACGCAAAGTGGTTAAAGAATTTTCTCCCACAAAGTAACTGTAAAAATAGAAGGGAACAAAAACAGCCCATCCAACAACAAGAATTTTAGCTATCTTCTGTATCAATTAACCCTCTCGCTATCAGTTCTTCTTCATAAAACTTCCTGTAAAGAGCATTCCATTCAGGAGTCCCTTCTGGAACAGGCTTTGACATAGACTCAATCTTTTCTCTTGCCGCTCTGTCAACCTCTTTTCTAACTTTAGATATTGTGTTAAAAGCTCTAACTATGTGCTGTCTTATTATTCCTCTTTCCTGAGTGTAGTCTATCTCATCGTCTGTAAGAATAAACCTTAAAATTTTCCCGGCTATATAGTTCGCCTTCTCCCGGGTAAAAATGCTCCCTGGAGCGGGTAAACCCCTCTCTTTAGCAAGTTTTTCCATTATAAGCTTCCTTGCTTTAAAAAACGGAATCCCTCTATACATTATCTCATCAGAATTTTCCTGAAGGATTTTCTCCGCTTCCTCTTCAAGTTCTTTATCTATTCTGTACTCATTAAGTATTATCTCTTTCACCTTCTCTTTAAAGTATTCTTCATCATCAACTATCACATACTCATTATTAAGAAGATTTTTTGCTATTTCGTTAACCAAAAGCTCTATAAATTTACTACCTTTCTGTTTCTGCATCTGATAAGCCTCCTCTCATCTTTTTCTCTATTTCCTTTATCCTTTCAAGAGCTTTCAGCCCTTCAGGAGATTTCCCTTTAATTTTAAACACTTTTCTGTATAACTTCAAAGCTTGCTCATACTTACCCTGAGACTCAAGAATTGATGCAGCTTTATAAATAGCTGTTGAATTCCATGGTTCAGAACCAATCTCATAGTGAATTTTCAGATAGTTCATAACAGCACTATCAACGTCCCCTTTCTCCTCCTGAACTGTAGCAAGCCAGAAAAGAGACTCTGCTTTCTGCTCCTTCTTTTTAGCCTTCCTGTAGGCTTCTTTTAAAAGCTTCTCAGCGTCATCCCTTTTCCCCTTTTTATCAAGGAAAAGGGCAAGATTAACAAGGTCATCATAATCTATTTCAGAAAGATGCCCCTTATTCACTATGTAATTAAGAAGCCTCATCGCATCTGTTTCTTTCCCGGCAAGCTTGTAAAGGGAAGCAAGCTGAGCGGCAAACTTTATCCGCTTGTCCTCTGGAAGATTCTCTATATCACTTACAGCCCTTCCAGCATTTAAAGCATCAAGAAGTCTTCCCTGCTTGTAGTAAATCTCCATCAGAAGGAAGTTTTTCACATCTTTTCTTTTTTCAGTATCCTCAGGAATCATGGATGCATCTTCAACTGCTCTTCTGTAGTTTTTCAACTTCAGGTCAATATCAACCATTCTCATAGCCGCAAAAGTTCTGATTTCAGGGTCGGAAGAACGTTCAACTGCCATTCTGTAAAGGCCATAAGCTTTTAAAAATCCTTTAGCATCATAGTAATCGTTTGCTTTCTCAATAAGAGCATGGATATCTGAAAGGGTGTTT
It encodes the following:
- a CDS encoding 4Fe-4S binding protein, coding for MIYSFNEFDEDIKVKLGFFHLSSCSGCQIAFLDMFDELTEILDTVEIAYSNLLTNKKEIPKINVAFVEGSFSIGFEPHIKLVREIKEKADIVVAVGGCAAFGGIRRLNVGAQAPQPSHQASIPITELGMLKGKVKYVIPGCPPNPYLLYRFLLALLEIDEDFLQPFEHMVFSTFASGYDILTEVVNKGLCTGCGTCICACPTKAIEFSRKTQRPIFNRTLCVGCGSCLAGCPQSFKPYPQPVYE
- a CDS encoding nickel-dependent hydrogenase large subunit codes for the protein MIKKLEIEPIPLTEGHSKLVLKVEDGIITEGFYYALVPVRGFETMLLDKEATFAPIAASRICGMCQAVHSIAVSRAVENACQIEVPEKAKKLREVINLSVRVYNHLLHHILISGNIFKNDKERFEFIKSVQKIRKTVSSILEIVGGGTIHPSNIVIGGISSPIENSVKERLLKMIEEIKSLAETEVKTFIEYIEKVWKERNLPETLGKHNLPFFSLKDLKSSSLKEIYPQEIFEELPLKREATNTTILINGKGAETGARARKVTDGKFKPKGGIKELHILRAQEIVPSIKKIEEILEKDTFEKEIRNPTFPTSDNETVGIGAVEAPRGVNIHKVKVDKSGRITYYKVMVPTAINMIAIAESLKGERAEYAEIIVRAYDPCIACSTH
- a CDS encoding Coenzyme F420 hydrogenase/dehydrogenase, beta subunit C-terminal domain, with amino-acid sequence MFGLYRQFTIGRYTKAFLIKDKKSCTSRSNLKAILKEAFKKGLIDSAIGTTLEKNCENPSVKPVFIKSLKEIDSFEPFFFIHGGQNSILKEITQKYSFEKLGVIGHSCILDGINKMQYYGIGSNFAVLKFSLKIGIGCIGALSLEGMNCLLKEKKLPQCDFDETFFKKGRVFISKKEPFAFSIEEYYYYLNEGCKVCMNLSSRGSDLTFVPYMEDGYSLCFVRTKKGLKLFENPDFEVKEAQERNITEVEETVKQVLKKNIENVLERAELGVPSNKWDGNRFGKFSALWNNIYAENIEEEVF
- the mfd gene encoding transcription-repair coupling factor is translated as MDERLLKLVTGKLKLKEKVKCSGLPGASKALFIKELLSKINRQVLVITPSEPLAEALYHDLEREKIKTVHFSAWDTSPFDIASPSALSQFKRLHALHRLMEEKVEVVVVSVESLLQKVIPPEELIEVIFEVRKGEEIDRDTLSEFLSSAGFTRVDAEPDEGEFILKGDHLVIQTPEEKISVEFFGDTVEKITVNGKETQSYVLTPIYEMIPDKKKMKPIKDLYPEVYEKHLLFPSISGGEKLLPFIFDLTPITTYLNDFLTVTIETHQCKAIKTDLIKNYENDFRLLKRENIPVADFEDFIESQLPEPEIEIFEKEKCEIDFEISPMPPIDVVEAEEILKSVKNDRIKVIYSTESLKDEIEKLRKKLTLQIEIEKGISSGGYRIKNKNFTFLTETEIFTPVKEKSVFTLTPGELVIHRDYGIGIFKGITSRDIAGKKFDFVEIEYDRGEKLFAPFTQIDRIFPYTGYKGKKPKLDRLGGTSWKNLERRVKASLIKFAQQLAELYKERKTSSGEAIIGDRQLLKEFESAFPFKETEDQLKAIRDVYKDMESEKPMDRLICGDVGFGKTEVAMRAAMKAVSDGKQVALLAPTTILAEQHYRTFKKRFKGFPVKIELISRFKTKKEQKEILEKVKSGEVDILIGTHRITSDDVEFKNLGLLIIDEEHKFGVKTKEKITSLKKNLDVLYLSATPIPRTLYSAISGFRDISVIETPPVGRKGTKVSVMKYSDKVLKTAIERELEREGQIFIVHNDISSLEEIRQKVEAMFPDTPAEIIHGQMRADKVERIMHRFIEGEIKILIATSIIESGIDIPSANTLIVIGAENFGLSQLYQLKGRVGRGVEKGYCYLLTSPKAKLTKDAVKRLEAIKKVSQLGGGFQLALKDLEIRGAGNLLGPQQSGYINSVGLDLYMKLFSEVLEEKEQEKDVKLNVPVEAFIPEDYIQDAKERIKIYSELSTAENPQTLLSKMEELYGPIPDPVVNTFKLFRIKKLAKALGVMELSLTPSGKLILKFGNDINIDPEKLVEFVKEKEATFTPERILYIDCGTSLENVEATLKELKEKTCDKKA